CTGCTGCGCCCTCTGACTTATTACGGCGGTGAAGCGGCGCGGCTGCTGACCAACGGATAATGGCTGCGCTGCCAGTGGCTGCGCCACCACTGCCAGTTCCATCCCACAATGACCAACCAGATGGTCAACGAAGCCAGCTGAATAAAGACATCCATATACAGATGGGGCACAATCGTGTACAGACCATAACCACGTCCCACCAGATGCAAGAGCCAGTAAGCGATGACCATATACACGCTGGCCGCGCCCACATACCAGCCCAGAGGACGATACAATTGCAGCAAAATTGCCAGGGGCACAATCCAGGATAACCCCTGTACACCCAGGTTGGGGACCAGAGCAAACATTGCCAATATCGCTGCCAGCAGTGCTTCTGCCGCGGAAGTTTTGCGCGTGAAATAAATGGTGGCAAACCCGGCTAACCGCCCAATGAGTTTTCCGTATTGGCTGAACCATTGATGGACAGTTTCGCCGCGGCCTGTCAGCTCGATGATGGCATTGCTTACGGCTGAATACCCCCACCAGCCAGAGATGGAACCGGCCGACATCCCCCGGCGGAGCATAAAGTACACGCTGTTGGGGAATAAGATTTCGTAAAAGGCAATCCCCGCCAATGGCATGAAGGCGCTAACGGCCGTGTACTGCAACCGTGTGCGCCAATCTGTTAAGCGGATCAGTATAATCGGTAGAAATAGCAGCGGCCATGTCTTGTTCAGGATTGCCAGTCCCAGCGCGGCGGCCGACAATGACAGACCATACGGTTTTTGCCGGTAAAATTCATACAGATACCCGGCCAGTATGACAAAAAACATCGTCGTGGCGTCGAACTGCCCCTGGTAAGAGACGACCATCAACGTGACCGGATTAACGGCATACAGCAGGCCGCCCAGGCGGGAAATCTGCGGGCTGTACCTGTGGCCCAGCCCGCGAATCAACAGCCAGGTAATGCCCACATCGGCCAGGATGTTGCTGCTCTTGAGCCAAAACTCAAAAAAAAGCCCGACGTTTTCTGTCAGCCAATCGGCGGCAATAAACCAATAAAGCTGCATGGGCAGATAGGGGTGGGCGACGGGCAGGTGGTAGATATTCTGGCCTTCGCGGAAGGTGTCGGCCGCCAGACGAAAAACGCCTATTTCGTATAATGCCCCACGCTGTAAGACAAGAGCGGGCACAATGCGGATGAACAAGGCCAACAGCAAAATTGTGACCGGCCCAGGCAAACGAGACGGCCGTTTCCACAAAAGCCAGAAGAAAACGGCCGTACACCCAACAACCCATGCCAATGTGCTGACAAGCTGAAAAGCGTAGACAGACATGCTGCTTACCAGTTGATTGCTCTGCTGATGATTGGTAAAAAAAGATGATTGACGCCCACCACAACGCTGCTGACTACCAGATTGTTGCTTGTATCAACGTCCACAACACCTGCTCCGGGTGTCACTTGCACATAGATGTCGTAGACCCCGGGGGCGACATCCGGCCAGACAACGCTGAAGGTTTGCGCCTGGCCGCAGCCGCTCAGAACCATGTTTTGCGCTGGCCCCAGCGGTACACCGCCACCGGCCGGGTTGCCATGATAAAACTGCACCGTCGCCGCTGCCGCTTGGCTGAGATTGCCGCTGTTGGCGACCTGGGTGTGCAGAGTCAGGGTGACAGGTTGGCCCAGAGAGAGGGCGCTGGTGGTGGCTTTCACGGCCGTTGGGTAAAAATCAATCTCACGGTTGAGAACGGCCGTATACGCCGCAAAATTCGCCCCAATTTCCGTCGGCGCGTAAGTGATTGGGTCCAACAAAACGCCGTTATACCGGTCGTCGGTGGTGCTGTACCAGGCCCACTGCTGCACCAGGCGGTTCTCGTCTAGTGGATTGCCCAGCGTGGGGTGGGTGGCGTTGAGCATGTAGTCATACGTGCCATTCATAAAAGCGTTCACCCGCGCGGCCGTAAAAAAAACGCCGTCTTCATCGGCAAAATCGGGCGGCATCAACACCCCATACTCGGTCAGATACAGCGGCGCGCCCCGATAGCCTCGGTCGGCCATCCACTGCCGAAAGCGGGTGATGCGCTGCGTGAAAATATCCAACCGGTCGGTATCGCGCAGGCCCCATACTTCGCCGTATAACCAATCAACCCCCGGCGGAATGCCCGCCCCCCAGCAGTTGGCCGGATTATAGTCGCAGCTCACCTCGTTTAGGATGTAATTGTGGATGCTCCAACCATCGGTGGGCAGCGGTGCGCCAAACTGGTTGTAGTAACTCCCAAGAATCTGATCCAGGTAAAACAGGCGCATGGGCGTGGCCTGGATGATGGAACCGGCGATGACCTGCGCCGCAGGATCGGCGGTTTTTAGCAGGCCGTATAGCTCATGGTAAGCGCGCGCATAAACCGGCGGCGTCAGGTCATCTTGCTGCGTGCTGTCGGGTTCATTGCTAATCAGCCATTTGGCTCCTGGGCTGTTGCTGATGGCCTGTTGCAGCGCGCTGCCGTTAGGCTGGTAGGTATAGCCGGGAGGGGTGGCCGACGGCCGTAACCGGATAACCGGCATATATTCCATGCCTTCTGGTCGCGGCGGGTTGGGCAGGGTGGTGAAATTCATATACCAACCGGCGCCCAACCCCGGCAGGCTGGCGATGGTTTGCGTTTCCAACACATTCACGCCAAACCGGCACAAAGGCGCATCATCGCTGACGGCCGTTTGGGGCACAGCCTGTGCCGGACGTGTTAACGCTGCCGCCACAACCAGGCCAGGCAGCAGAAAAGCGGCTAACAGGAGCGGGATGGTTTTCCGATTCATTTAGTTCACCCGTATGTAGATGGGATGCCGGGTGATCGGGATGATCACGTAGCCATCGCCATCCGTATCGTAGATGGTGTTGCTGTAACTTCCCTGGCCGTCTAGCAGCGTAGCCTGGCTGCCGGGAATACGCAGCGGTTTGGTTTCCAGGGTTTGGTAGGGATTTAGCCAGGCCACATACAAGGGGCCGGTAAGGCTCTGAAACAAGTAGGCTTCCATGTTTGCCGCCCCAGTTTCCGCCGGTGGCAGTTCACGCACAAAACGGGTGTTGCTCAACAAGTTATAGGCTGACTGGTAGGCGGTGTAGGCCGCCTTGGGCGCGGCTGGGCCGCTATCGGCATTGGTGACCAGGCCAAAATTGGGAAAGTAACTACCGGGATCGTGCAGCATCCACCAGATCATCACTTTGATGTTGACCGCGTAACTTTGGGTGAACAACTGCACCAGCCGGGCTATCTGCTCATCGGGGTTGCTGGGTTCGCTGTCGTACCAGCCGCCCTCGGTGATAATGACCGGTTTGTTCAGCCCATAGCTGGCGAGTTTGCTGCGGATCGCGGCCGTTTTTTCCTTTAATCCTGTGCCGTTACTGTCCCAATTTGGCGCAAACAGGGGGTAAACGTGAAAATTCATTACATCAAAGTAATTGCCACCCCCAGCCGCCAGTACATCATCTAGAAATGATGAGTTGAAAGGGCCGCCCTGATACTCAAACCAATCATGGGCGACACCCCCCATCACCACCTGGGCTTGAGGGTCGGCAAGTTTGATGGCTGTATAAGCAACTTGCAACATGGCTGCATATTCGGAACCATATTCGCCCCATCCCTCGCGGTTGCTGTCTGGTTCGTTCACCAGTTCCCAATGCTTAATGACCTGCCCGCCCGGCGCATCCTGATAGCCATCGCCATCGTACCGTTCCACAATAGCCTGGACAAACTCGGCAAAATCTGGCAGCGCGTTGGGGTGAATCGGACCATAGGGTTTGTTAGGCAGCAGCCTGGCCCACTCTGGCACGCCATCGCCAATGACAAAAACCAGATGCAGCCCGCCGTTGTCTGGCCGGGCGGCGGCGGTAGCGTTGTCCGCCCCGCCCCAGATAAACTCTTCTACCGGCCGGTTGGTTGGCTCTACGCTCTCCCACGAAATCCTGTTGCGCAGCCATCGGCTCTGGCTGCCGATAAGGTACGGATGATAGGGCGACGATACGCCGCTGTTGCCATACATTTGCACGCCAAAAAGCGGCGCCGGAAACTGCGAATCATGACGATTGGTAATGACCGGTAAATAGACATAACTTGTTTCTTGTGGTGCTGTAGGATTTGCGGTTGTCAATGTTACACTGGTTTGGGCCACTAAAGTGAAGGGGATAAAGAGACAGAAAACAGCAGTGAATAACAGTACAGCATAAACAGATCGTTTCATGAACCTACCTCTAAAGGGTATTGGGTTGGTTAGTTGTTTGGCTTGCTGACAAACCAAACAACTAACTAACTAACCAACATCTTCAACGAGAAGCTGAGCTTCTAGCACGAGAACTTTTCTCGGCTGCTTTTTACGGGATGCTGATGGACGGCAAATAGGCGACAAAGAAATAGGGCGGCTCCCAGCGGATAATCATGTGGTTTTGGCTGTCGGCCAGCCAGATGACCTGGTTGGCGTCTACTTGAATGCCTTGCGGTGTGCGATTGAGCAAGGGGAATCGCCAGGAGGAGGCGATGCTGCCGTTGCTGTTGGTTGTGACGCGGCCCACATATCCGCTGGCCGAATCGCTGAACCAGGCTGTCGTCGTGCTGCCGCTGTTGACCAACAAGAGGTCGCTCAGGTTGGCGCTTGCCGGTGCGGCGGTGTACCAGCGAAAGAGAGAGATGGTGGTACCAAAATCAAAGCCGATCAGCCCATTGGTGGTGCTAACCCAAGCCACGTTGTCTGTGTTTACGGCCGTTTGGTTGGGCGTGAAGATACCGGCGACCGGGTCACTGGTGGACGTGTCGTCGAATGTTTCGCTGCTAATGGTAAAAGAGGCCAGTTTTTGTACAGCCGGGGCCGTAAACCAGACCATCGTTCCGTTGGGCGCGGCGGCGATATCTTCTAAATTGGCGTTAGGGCGCGTATAGGCATATTCCGTGATCTGCCCGGTGTCCGGGTCGAGTTTGGCGACCTTGTTCCCGGTCCGCTGCACAAACCAGACCAGACCATCGGGGGCGATGGTAATGCCGGTGGGAGCACTGTCCCCGGTAGGTATTGGATATTCAGTGAAAACGCCAGTTGCCATCACCAGTTTGCCGATTTTGTTGCCCGCCCGCTGCGTAAACCAGATATTGCTGCCATCGCTGGCAAGCTGGTACGGGTCGCTGTTCGCTGTTGGAATGGTATAAAACGTGTAGCCATATGTCAGGGTATCGGTAACGATCAGGTGACCGATGGCGTTCACGCCAGGCGCAGTAAACCAAAAGGAGCTGCTGCCTGTGCGGATAAGGTAACGGGGAGCGCCCGTATTGGGCAATGGGTATTCGGTCACAAATGGGCTGGCAGCTGGTGCGGCGTTGGGGCTGGCTTGTAGGGCGTGTTGGCTGCTGAAGAGCAGGGTCATCGCCACAAAGGCGGCGGCAATACTGACGAAAAGAACG
This DNA window, taken from Candidatus Leptovillus gracilis, encodes the following:
- a CDS encoding cellulase family glycosylhydrolase, with translation MKRSVYAVLLFTAVFCLFIPFTLVAQTSVTLTTANPTAPQETSYVYLPVITNRHDSQFPAPLFGVQMYGNSGVSSPYHPYLIGSQSRWLRNRISWESVEPTNRPVEEFIWGGADNATAAARPDNGGLHLVFVIGDGVPEWARLLPNKPYGPIHPNALPDFAEFVQAIVERYDGDGYQDAPGGQVIKHWELVNEPDSNREGWGEYGSEYAAMLQVAYTAIKLADPQAQVVMGGVAHDWFEYQGGPFNSSFLDDVLAAGGGNYFDVMNFHVYPLFAPNWDSNGTGLKEKTAAIRSKLASYGLNKPVIITEGGWYDSEPSNPDEQIARLVQLFTQSYAVNIKVMIWWMLHDPGSYFPNFGLVTNADSGPAAPKAAYTAYQSAYNLLSNTRFVRELPPAETGAANMEAYLFQSLTGPLYVAWLNPYQTLETKPLRIPGSQATLLDGQGSYSNTIYDTDGDGYVIIPITRHPIYIRVN